A region from the Streptomyces lydicus genome encodes:
- a CDS encoding trypsin-like serine peptidase — translation MSDAVPAGAAPLAVHAGVAAARRPPPSGTPGPEHFAGHPTVGTFFFDRTPLGGKSTFCTGSVVHTAAKDIVLTAGHCGLGLEKATHRIFVPQYVSGKPAADQPYGIFPVTRVYIDPRYEANTKKPVSDLDLAFTQTGPDSHARQVEDVTGALTFTPATGYTHHVTVLGYPSSEGLNPQHRLIRCPVTTTQLPGFRQMSMVCTGFYGGVSGGPWIEDYDPANGTGKVIGNTGGYNGGGNVTNDDWVTYAPLYGKDAQDLFTAAAAHRTVSPRPPYPPAFVRASWKHAVQMTAGYYTGGSARGKRHMDLIVRWDDGRVTLYQGGDTNDPAHPFATEFQLAPRKSIWTNALSITSVNTGGAADGLAVRWSDGEMTLYASVDAKGFHGEKQLAPAKTALWRDSAQLMTGGRFTPGGNRDDLLVTWKDGHVSLFTDLAANALKKQTQIIAKNTTWPYAGQLTTGSFTGKSTDDVIVRWSDGETTLYPGLTAKGLPAETKLRPAKSEWKDATVITAGAFTTNTSANDILARWNDGHLSLFTGVDAHGLHNQTQLAPAS, via the coding sequence ATGAGCGACGCCGTCCCGGCCGGCGCCGCGCCCCTCGCAGTCCACGCCGGTGTGGCCGCCGCGCGCCGGCCGCCGCCGTCCGGCACGCCCGGCCCCGAGCACTTCGCGGGCCACCCGACGGTGGGCACGTTCTTCTTCGACCGCACGCCGCTGGGCGGCAAGAGCACGTTCTGCACGGGCAGCGTCGTCCACACGGCCGCCAAGGACATCGTCCTGACCGCCGGACACTGCGGTCTGGGCCTCGAGAAGGCCACCCACCGCATCTTCGTGCCGCAGTACGTGAGCGGCAAGCCCGCCGCCGACCAGCCTTACGGCATCTTCCCGGTCACCCGCGTGTACATCGACCCCCGCTACGAGGCGAACACCAAGAAGCCCGTCTCCGACCTAGACCTGGCCTTCACACAGACCGGCCCCGACAGCCACGCCAGGCAGGTGGAGGACGTCACGGGAGCCCTGACGTTCACCCCTGCCACCGGCTACACCCACCACGTCACCGTCCTCGGCTACCCCAGCTCCGAGGGCCTCAACCCCCAGCACCGTCTGATCCGTTGCCCCGTCACCACCACTCAGCTGCCAGGTTTCCGGCAGATGAGCATGGTCTGCACCGGCTTCTACGGCGGCGTCTCCGGCGGCCCCTGGATCGAGGACTACGACCCCGCCAACGGCACCGGCAAGGTCATAGGCAACACAGGCGGATACAACGGCGGCGGCAACGTCACCAATGACGACTGGGTGACCTACGCACCGCTCTACGGCAAGGACGCCCAGGATCTGTTCACCGCCGCCGCCGCCCACCGCACAGTAAGCCCGAGGCCGCCCTACCCCCCTGCCTTCGTCCGTGCGTCGTGGAAGCATGCCGTGCAGATGACGGCGGGTTACTACACCGGTGGTTCCGCGCGCGGCAAGCGCCATATGGACCTGATCGTGCGCTGGGACGACGGCAGGGTCACCCTCTACCAGGGCGGCGACACCAACGACCCCGCCCACCCCTTCGCCACGGAATTCCAGCTGGCCCCACGCAAGAGCATCTGGACCAACGCCCTCTCGATCACCTCCGTCAACACCGGCGGCGCCGCCGACGGCCTGGCGGTGCGCTGGAGCGACGGCGAGATGACCCTCTACGCGAGCGTCGACGCCAAGGGCTTCCACGGCGAGAAGCAGCTCGCCCCGGCCAAGACCGCTCTGTGGCGCGACAGCGCCCAGCTGATGACCGGCGGCCGCTTCACCCCGGGCGGCAACCGCGACGACCTCCTGGTCACCTGGAAAGACGGCCATGTCTCCCTCTTCACCGACCTGGCCGCCAACGCACTGAAGAAGCAGACCCAGATCATCGCCAAGAACACCACCTGGCCCTACGCCGGGCAGCTGACCACCGGCTCCTTCACCGGCAAGTCCACCGACGACGTGATCGTGCGCTGGAGCGACGGCGAGACCACCCTCTACCCCGGTCTGACCGCCAAGGGCCTGCCCGCCGAGACCAAGCTCCGGCCCGCGAAGTCCGAATGGAAGGACGCCACCGTCATCACCGCAGGCGCCTTCACCACCAACACCAGCGCCAACGACATCCTCGCCCGCTGGAACGACGGCCACCTCAGCCTCTTCACCGGCGTCGACGCGCACGGCCTCCACAACCAAACCCAACTCGCACCCGCAAGCTGA
- a CDS encoding M15 family metallopeptidase, with product MTEIVLMSDPKIAAIPVKECDEPLLDVRRQDPFPVDAREQDDAGAFAHVREGVLNRLLDARKFLPDGIRLLFIEGYRPPAVQSFYFERYAEGLRNDNPGWSPEQVRAAASRFVSPPEIAPHSAGAAVDVTLVDAEGRELDMGTPVDASPEVSKGACYTAACNISAEARGNRKILTEALTAAGMVNYPTEWWHWSYGDRYWALGTGGGHALYGPRERG from the coding sequence ATGACCGAGATCGTCTTGATGTCAGATCCGAAGATTGCCGCCATACCGGTGAAGGAATGCGACGAACCACTCCTTGACGTCCGACGTCAGGATCCCTTCCCCGTCGACGCTCGTGAGCAAGACGATGCCGGGGCCTTCGCGCACGTGCGCGAGGGGGTCTTGAACCGCCTTCTCGATGCCCGGAAGTTTCTGCCGGACGGCATCCGGTTGCTGTTCATCGAGGGGTACCGGCCGCCTGCGGTGCAGAGTTTCTACTTCGAGCGGTATGCCGAAGGGCTCCGGAACGACAACCCCGGCTGGTCCCCGGAGCAGGTTCGTGCTGCCGCAAGCCGGTTCGTGTCTCCCCCGGAGATCGCCCCGCACAGCGCCGGTGCCGCCGTCGACGTGACTCTAGTCGACGCCGAAGGCCGGGAACTCGACATGGGAACGCCGGTGGATGCCAGCCCGGAAGTGAGCAAGGGAGCCTGCTATACGGCCGCATGCAACATCAGTGCTGAGGCGCGCGGCAATCGGAAGATCCTCACCGAGGCCCTGACCGCAGCAGGCATGGTCAACTACCCGACCGAGTGGTGGCATTGGTCCTACGGCGATCGCTACTGGGCACTTGGTACCGGCGGCGGTCACGCCCTCTACGGCCCGCGGGAGCGTGGCTGA
- a CDS encoding YihY/virulence factor BrkB family protein — MAGSGMRRGLDRTQLDRALGAAGPRRPAALPTWAQFRTALRRTPMSVWHDDVTDWAASLTYYSVLALLPTLIVTVSLIGLADPAATEQLINQITSIAPAQSGPTVHRALVGMAHQRTAAWVVLGGALVSALWSSCSYLAVFRRALHAMNRTKDDRPPWRKAPRILMTALLLMALLISSAVALLVSGPIATALGRAVGLGEAGEATWNLLKWPLLLLLATVLAMVLFRSGPPSSRGVRRAAPGGVVAVLLWLVSSAGFAAYTSYVGTFNRLYGSLAGPVVFLIWLWFSHLSLLSGAQFNVELARAGRVVRPRSGS; from the coding sequence ATGGCCGGGAGCGGTATGCGCCGCGGGCTGGACCGGACGCAGCTGGACCGCGCACTCGGGGCGGCGGGGCCGAGGCGTCCGGCCGCGCTGCCGACGTGGGCCCAGTTCCGTACCGCTCTGCGCCGTACACCGATGTCGGTGTGGCACGACGATGTGACGGACTGGGCCGCGAGCCTGACCTACTACTCGGTGCTGGCGCTGCTGCCGACACTGATCGTCACGGTGTCGCTGATCGGTCTCGCCGATCCGGCGGCCACCGAGCAGCTCATCAACCAGATCACGTCGATCGCACCGGCCCAGTCGGGCCCGACCGTGCACCGTGCGCTGGTCGGCATGGCACATCAGCGCACCGCCGCCTGGGTGGTGCTGGGCGGCGCCCTGGTCAGCGCCCTGTGGTCGTCCTGCAGCTATCTCGCCGTCTTCCGCCGCGCGCTGCACGCCATGAACCGCACCAAGGACGACCGCCCGCCGTGGCGCAAGGCACCGCGGATTCTGATGACGGCGCTGCTGCTGATGGCCCTGCTGATCAGCAGCGCGGTGGCCCTGCTGGTGAGCGGGCCGATCGCGACCGCACTGGGCCGGGCCGTCGGGCTGGGCGAGGCGGGCGAGGCGACCTGGAACCTGCTGAAGTGGCCGCTGCTGCTGCTCCTGGCCACGGTGCTGGCGATGGTGCTGTTCCGTTCAGGCCCGCCCAGCTCCCGCGGCGTGCGCCGAGCGGCACCCGGCGGCGTCGTCGCGGTGCTCCTCTGGCTGGTCTCCTCCGCCGGCTTCGCGGCCTACACCTCGTACGTCGGCACCTTCAACCGGCTCTACGGTTCACTCGCGGGGCCGGTGGTGTTCCTGATCTGGCTGTGGTTCTCCCACCTGTCGCTGCTGTCCGGCGCCCAGTTCAATGTGGAACTGGCGCGCGCGGGGCGGGTGGTCCGGCCACGCTCGGGGAGCTGA
- a CDS encoding HAD family hydrolase translates to MIRAVVFDVGECLVDETREYGTWADWLGVPRHTFAAMFGAVIAQGRDYREVFQEFRPGFDLYEQREARAAAGRPEHFDESDLYADVRPALARLRGDGLWLGIAGNQTVRAGGILRSLFTNDVDLIGTSDDWGASKPDRLFFERVADVVPFANDQILYVGDRVDNDLRPAVAAGMHTALVHRGPWATIQWNTVEARELPTFRIESLMELPEAIAKFNERER, encoded by the coding sequence ATGATTCGCGCGGTGGTCTTTGACGTCGGTGAGTGCCTGGTCGACGAGACACGGGAGTACGGAACGTGGGCTGACTGGCTCGGCGTGCCGCGACATACGTTCGCGGCGATGTTCGGTGCGGTCATCGCACAGGGCCGGGACTACCGCGAGGTGTTCCAGGAGTTCCGGCCCGGATTTGACCTGTACGAGCAGCGGGAGGCGCGTGCCGCTGCGGGCCGGCCGGAGCACTTTGACGAGTCAGATCTGTACGCCGATGTCCGGCCCGCCCTGGCGCGCTTGCGCGGCGACGGCTTGTGGCTCGGCATCGCGGGGAACCAAACCGTGCGGGCGGGCGGGATTCTCCGCAGTCTGTTCACCAACGATGTCGACCTGATCGGCACGTCGGACGACTGGGGAGCCAGCAAGCCCGATCGGCTCTTCTTCGAGCGCGTGGCCGACGTTGTCCCCTTCGCGAACGATCAGATTCTGTATGTCGGGGACCGCGTGGACAACGATCTCCGCCCCGCCGTGGCCGCTGGTATGCACACTGCACTCGTTCACCGAGGCCCGTGGGCGACAATCCAGTGGAACACCGTGGAGGCGCGCGAGCTGCCTACGTTCCGTATCGAGTCGCTGATGGAACTGCCGGAAGCCATCGCGAAGTTCAACGAGCGAGAGCGCTGA
- a CDS encoding SseB family protein produces MSPLTPDENAPPAGEASADGTQSAAEAADTQAALVELAASVALLPQAPPAEGEEERPEGAVSLPVIEQDGNRYVPVFTTENALLTAGGDLETALRIPVVDLAANWPADDLWMAVDPSSEQGLALPPDLVRALPVFSRHADDAVGRAGETGAEGMEGT; encoded by the coding sequence ATGAGCCCCCTGACCCCAGACGAAAACGCTCCCCCGGCCGGAGAGGCTTCCGCCGACGGCACACAGTCCGCGGCGGAGGCGGCGGACACCCAGGCCGCCCTGGTCGAGCTCGCGGCCAGCGTGGCTCTGCTGCCGCAGGCGCCGCCGGCCGAGGGCGAGGAGGAACGTCCCGAGGGCGCCGTCTCCCTGCCGGTGATCGAACAGGACGGCAACCGATACGTCCCCGTCTTCACCACCGAGAATGCGCTGCTGACGGCCGGGGGCGACCTGGAGACCGCGCTCCGCATCCCTGTCGTCGACCTGGCCGCGAACTGGCCGGCGGACGACCTGTGGATGGCGGTCGACCCGTCTTCCGAGCAGGGCCTTGCCCTTCCCCCGGACCTGGTGCGGGCACTGCCGGTCTTCAGCCGGCACGCCGATGACGCGGTGGGCCGGGCGGGCGAGACCGGTGCGGAGGGGATGGAAGGCACGTAA
- a CDS encoding 4a-hydroxytetrahydrobiopterin dehydratase, protein MTAQLEPLSFKEIEDRLAELPGWSVEGGMLRRGYAFHGHFPAAAMVIHIAQIQEELGHHADLTLGYNRLAVSVNTHSIGGRITHLDFGLAHRIEAIAPGHGAR, encoded by the coding sequence ATGACCGCTCAGCTGGAACCGCTCAGCTTCAAGGAGATCGAGGACCGTCTCGCGGAGCTGCCCGGCTGGTCCGTCGAGGGCGGGATGCTGCGCCGTGGCTACGCCTTCCACGGGCACTTCCCGGCTGCCGCCATGGTCATCCACATCGCGCAGATCCAGGAGGAGTTGGGCCATCATGCCGACCTGACGCTGGGGTACAACCGACTCGCGGTCTCGGTGAACACCCACAGCATCGGCGGACGGATCACCCATCTCGACTTCGGCCTGGCCCACCGGATCGAGGCGATCGCCCCGGGGCACGGAGCTCGCTGA
- a CDS encoding M55 family metallopeptidase yields the protein MRIYISADMEGITGLVDAEDVQPGGRDYERGRLMMAEDVNAAVRGALAAGATDIVVNDAHGPMRNLVPETLHPEARLIRGKPKHMGMLEGLTPEHDAMICVGYHSRAGTLGVLSHSFMGHEIEDIWLDGMPVGEIGLTHATAAALGVPMVALTGDDSACAETLAWDDSVSTVAVKSAHDRFAAELRPAAEARQAIEKAVAAGLSDTGKAPRRAATSDSSTLRVRWQSASVASTLLGIPSVTSVDSRTVQAEGQLPTLYRLFGVWMRVAASLTGQGPYC from the coding sequence GTGCGGATCTATATCAGCGCGGACATGGAAGGCATCACGGGGCTCGTCGACGCCGAAGACGTCCAGCCGGGCGGGCGGGATTACGAGCGCGGGCGTCTGATGATGGCGGAGGACGTCAATGCCGCCGTCCGCGGTGCCCTGGCGGCGGGCGCCACCGATATCGTCGTCAACGACGCCCACGGCCCCATGCGCAATCTGGTGCCCGAGACGCTGCATCCGGAGGCCCGCCTCATCCGCGGCAAGCCCAAGCACATGGGCATGCTCGAAGGCCTCACCCCCGAGCACGACGCCATGATCTGCGTCGGCTACCACTCTCGCGCCGGCACGCTCGGCGTGCTGAGCCACAGCTTCATGGGGCACGAGATCGAGGACATATGGCTGGACGGCATGCCGGTGGGCGAGATCGGCCTGACCCACGCCACCGCAGCGGCGCTCGGCGTGCCCATGGTGGCCCTCACCGGTGACGACAGCGCCTGCGCCGAGACCTTGGCGTGGGACGATTCCGTCAGCACCGTGGCCGTGAAGAGCGCTCATGACCGCTTCGCCGCGGAGCTGCGCCCGGCCGCGGAAGCCCGCCAGGCGATCGAGAAAGCGGTCGCGGCCGGTCTCTCCGACACGGGCAAAGCGCCCCGGCGCGCCGCGACTTCGGACTCGTCCACCCTCAGGGTCCGTTGGCAATCGGCCTCGGTGGCTTCGACACTTCTGGGAATCCCCTCGGTCACCTCCGTGGACAGCAGGACCGTCCAGGCGGAAGGCCAACTCCCCACCCTGTACCGCCTCTTCGGCGTATGGATGCGAGTAGCCGCGTCCCTCACGGGCCAGGGGCCTTACTGCTGA
- a CDS encoding helix-turn-helix domain-containing protein gives MTTAAASSPETTTGVGSLLREWRDRRRISQLELALRADSSARHISFIETGRSRPSQEMVLRLAEHLDVPVRERNALLIAAGYAPTFPETPLDDPSMAALRSGMERLLTGYEPFPALVVDGTYHVQAANRGVTLLLDGIAPDLLQPPLNSMRLTMHPDGLAPRIRNYREWRSHLLAQMERQLALLRSARLRALYDEVSAYPLPPGGHKTAASGAHTPFALPMMLEHHHTVLSFISTIATFNTPMDVTVSELAVETLLPADPETAAYLREAGP, from the coding sequence ATGACAACTGCTGCGGCGTCCTCACCGGAGACGACCACAGGCGTGGGCTCCCTGCTGCGCGAATGGCGCGACCGGCGCCGGATCAGCCAACTGGAACTGGCCCTGCGCGCCGACTCCTCCGCCCGCCACATCAGCTTCATCGAGACCGGCCGCTCCCGCCCCAGCCAGGAGATGGTGCTCCGCCTCGCCGAACACCTCGACGTCCCCGTACGGGAGCGCAACGCCCTGCTGATCGCAGCGGGCTACGCCCCCACCTTCCCCGAGACACCGCTCGACGACCCGTCGATGGCCGCCCTGCGCTCCGGCATGGAACGCCTCCTGACCGGCTACGAGCCCTTCCCCGCCCTGGTGGTCGACGGGACCTACCACGTACAGGCGGCAAACCGCGGCGTCACCCTGCTGCTGGACGGCATCGCCCCCGACCTCCTCCAGCCCCCGCTGAACTCCATGCGCCTCACCATGCACCCCGACGGCCTGGCCCCCCGCATCCGCAACTACCGGGAATGGCGCAGCCACCTCCTCGCCCAGATGGAACGCCAGTTGGCCCTGCTGCGCTCAGCCCGCCTCCGCGCCCTCTACGACGAGGTGAGCGCCTACCCCCTGCCCCCGGGCGGCCACAAAACGGCAGCCTCCGGCGCGCACACCCCCTTCGCCCTCCCCATGATGCTCGAACACCACCACACCGTGCTCTCCTTCATCTCGACCATCGCCACCTTCAACACCCCGATGGACGTAACCGTCTCCGAGCTGGCGGTGGAGACCCTGCTGCCGGCTGACCCGGAGACGGCGGCGTATCTGCGGGAGGCGGGGCCGTAG
- a CDS encoding D-alanine--D-alanine ligase family protein → MRVVTLCGGESSERDVSLASGRSVAQALLERGHEVVLVDPAAAVPVLAGPLHPGDTVDEIGVAKEPPSLSDQQQWRQRMYAALTAGPVLDLLRGAEAVFLALHGGWGEDGHVQMLLEMAGIPFTGAGSAACAAAWHKGRAQAVLGAAGLPVVERALWRPGDGGVPENVARLVAAGPVVAKPAADGSSVSVYRVDSLPQLGRVASEVRSRGVELLVEPFLPGREFTVAVVGDQVLPVVEIELTTPVWDYAAKYQPGAVGEVCPARVPAAFASRLQEVALHAHRALGFDGDSYSRTDFRCDSGGEPMCLEVNALPGLTATSLLPLAATGAGWTYPDLVQRILDLAMH, encoded by the coding sequence ATGCGCGTAGTGACTTTATGTGGTGGAGAGAGCTCCGAGCGGGATGTTTCGCTGGCCTCGGGCCGGTCGGTTGCCCAGGCATTGCTCGAGCGGGGTCACGAGGTGGTGCTGGTCGATCCGGCCGCGGCCGTGCCGGTCCTGGCCGGACCGCTGCATCCTGGTGACACGGTCGACGAAATCGGCGTCGCGAAGGAACCACCGTCCCTCTCCGATCAGCAGCAGTGGCGGCAGCGCATGTACGCGGCGCTGACGGCCGGTCCGGTCCTTGATCTCCTGCGCGGAGCGGAGGCCGTATTCCTGGCGCTGCACGGTGGCTGGGGTGAAGACGGGCATGTGCAGATGCTGCTGGAAATGGCAGGCATCCCGTTCACCGGGGCGGGCAGCGCGGCGTGTGCGGCGGCCTGGCACAAGGGCCGGGCGCAGGCGGTGCTCGGTGCGGCGGGGCTGCCCGTGGTCGAACGGGCGCTGTGGCGGCCCGGGGACGGAGGCGTGCCCGAGAACGTGGCACGACTGGTCGCGGCGGGTCCGGTGGTGGCAAAGCCGGCAGCGGACGGGTCGAGTGTGTCGGTGTACCGGGTCGACTCGCTGCCGCAACTGGGCCGGGTTGCCTCCGAGGTGCGCTCTCGTGGGGTCGAGCTGCTGGTGGAGCCGTTCCTGCCGGGGCGCGAGTTCACTGTGGCCGTGGTCGGTGACCAGGTGCTTCCGGTGGTCGAGATCGAGCTGACGACTCCGGTGTGGGACTACGCCGCCAAGTACCAGCCGGGAGCGGTGGGCGAGGTGTGCCCCGCGCGCGTCCCGGCGGCGTTCGCGTCCCGACTGCAGGAGGTGGCCCTGCACGCGCACCGGGCTTTGGGGTTCGACGGTGACTCCTACTCGCGCACCGACTTCCGCTGCGACAGTGGTGGCGAGCCGATGTGCCTCGAAGTGAACGCGCTCCCCGGCCTGACGGCAACGAGCCTCTTGCCGCTCGCGGCGACCGGGGCCGGCTGGACCTACCCCGACCTGGTCCAGCGCATCCTCGACCTCGCGATGCACTGA
- a CDS encoding polymorphic toxin-type HINT domain-containing protein produces MCGVMGCDAAHNFPSWCVRNWGYCTILSAGYKLEPGLEKIWRFEKDLLGIGMLQECLQTGDLESCTQLMQDAAFGSKLKLLSRSYQALRFLQRGCTQCFLAGTRVLMGDASTRTIENVRPGDKVLATDPETGKTAPRKVTRLIVTEDDKLFNELTLTTPNGPRKLTATYEHPFWSPSQHRWLPANELTPGTTLLSNDGSTVRVQANRPFDKHARTYNLTVEDLHTYYVMAGQTSVLVHNSNRCGGIALGLSEVDADPMALHEFADSIDAKSYHDWPSAGDNWVSELKSYINDGKTPIHFNLDGIDDPVALARKGKGMDPVFDGHATAWELSLIQDNPSIWPRVTFYRNGVPDANPFAH; encoded by the coding sequence ATGTGCGGCGTCATGGGCTGCGATGCCGCTCACAACTTCCCCAGTTGGTGTGTACGCAACTGGGGCTACTGCACCATCCTCTCCGCCGGGTACAAGCTCGAACCCGGCCTCGAAAAAATATGGCGGTTCGAGAAAGACCTCCTCGGCATCGGCATGCTCCAGGAATGCCTGCAAACAGGCGACCTCGAATCTTGCACGCAACTCATGCAGGACGCCGCCTTCGGCTCCAAACTCAAACTCCTCTCACGGTCATACCAGGCGTTGCGGTTCCTCCAGAGGGGGTGCACCCAGTGCTTCCTGGCCGGCACCAGAGTGCTGATGGGCGACGCCTCCACACGCACCATCGAGAATGTCAGGCCGGGCGACAAGGTCCTTGCGACCGACCCTGAGACGGGCAAAACCGCGCCCCGCAAGGTCACGCGCCTCATCGTCACCGAAGACGACAAACTCTTCAACGAACTGACGCTCACCACCCCCAACGGCCCCCGGAAACTCACCGCCACCTACGAACACCCCTTCTGGAGCCCGTCACAACACCGCTGGCTCCCGGCAAACGAACTCACCCCGGGCACCACCCTCCTGAGCAACGACGGAAGCACCGTCCGCGTCCAGGCCAACCGCCCATTCGACAAACACGCACGCACCTACAACCTCACCGTCGAAGACCTCCACACGTACTACGTGATGGCCGGCCAGACCTCGGTATTGGTCCATAATTCCAACCGTTGCGGAGGAATTGCGCTCGGTCTCAGTGAAGTTGATGCAGACCCAATGGCTCTCCATGAATTCGCGGACTCCATTGACGCGAAGTCGTATCACGATTGGCCGTCGGCCGGCGACAACTGGGTCTCCGAACTCAAGAGCTACATCAATGATGGAAAGACGCCGATCCACTTCAACTTGGACGGAATCGACGACCCCGTGGCACTCGCTCGCAAGGGAAAGGGTATGGATCCGGTCTTCGATGGGCACGCGACCGCTTGGGAGCTAAGCTTGATCCAGGACAACCCGAGCATCTGGCCTCGCGTGACGTTCTATAGAAACGGAGTTCCCGATGCCAACCCCTTCGCCCACTGA
- a CDS encoding OsmC family protein, giving the protein MATTRNAHTEWEGELFKGQGEVTLDSSGVGHFPVTWASRAEEPNGKTSPEELIAAAHSSCFSMALSNTLTGAGNPPTRLTTKAAVTFQPGTGITGIHLTVEGQVPGIDESAFQSAAEDAKVNCPVSQALAGTTITLTATLS; this is encoded by the coding sequence ATGGCCACCACACGCAACGCTCACACCGAGTGGGAGGGCGAGCTGTTCAAGGGCCAGGGGGAGGTCACGCTCGACTCCTCGGGAGTCGGTCACTTCCCCGTGACCTGGGCTTCCCGCGCCGAGGAGCCCAACGGGAAGACCAGCCCCGAGGAACTGATCGCGGCCGCCCACTCCAGTTGCTTCTCCATGGCCCTGTCGAACACGCTCACCGGGGCCGGCAACCCACCGACGCGGCTCACGACGAAGGCCGCGGTCACCTTCCAGCCCGGCACCGGCATCACCGGAATCCACCTCACCGTGGAGGGCCAGGTGCCCGGCATCGACGAGTCCGCCTTCCAGTCCGCGGCCGAGGACGCCAAGGTCAACTGCCCGGTGAGCCAGGCCCTCGCCGGCACCACGATCACCCTCACCGCCACCCTGTCCTGA